In one Myxocyprinus asiaticus isolate MX2 ecotype Aquarium Trade chromosome 1, UBuf_Myxa_2, whole genome shotgun sequence genomic region, the following are encoded:
- the LOC127448506 gene encoding tubulin polymerization-promoting protein family member 3-like isoform X1 → MCVRVWIGSSWDTAAQSYFLFGRIPNMAESTDIDQLLNSFKKFAIHGDTKASGKEMNGKNWAKLCKDCKVIDSKNITSTDVDIVFTKVKSKTSRVITYEEFQKALEELAPKRFKGQSKEEALQSIYQLIEGKEPTNVGVTKVAKTATVDRLTDTSKYTGSHKERFNESGKGKGKSGREEIVEHTGYVGAYKNAGTYNEKTKAK, encoded by the exons atgtgtgtgcgtgtgtggattGGCAGCAGCTGGGACACAGCAGCACAG TCTTACTTTTTGTTTGGCAGAATACCCAATATGGCAGAGAGCACAGACATTGACCAGCTTCTGAACTCCTTTAAGAAGTTTGCCATCCATGGTGACACCAAAGCTAGTGGGAAGGAGATGAATGGGAAAAACTGGGCTAAACTATGCAAAGACTGCAAAGTCATTGACAGCAAGAACATCACCAGCACTGATGTAGATATTGTCTTCACTAAAGTCAA ATCAAAGACATCTCGGGTCATAACATATGAGGAGTTCCAGAAAGCGCTGGAAGAATTGGCTCCAAAGAGGTTTAAAGGTCAAAGCAAAGAGGAGGCACTACAGTCTATATATCAGTTAATTGAGGGCAAAGAACCTACCAATGTTGGAGTAACG AAAGTGGCAAAGACTGCCACGGTGGATAGATTAACCGACACATCAAAATATACCGGCTCTCACAAGGAACGCTTCAATGAGAGTGGGAAAGGCAAAGGAAAAAGTGGGCGGGAGGAGATTGTGGAGCATACAGGCTACGTAGGGGCATATAAGAATGCCGGAACTTACAACGAGAAGACGAAGGCCAAGTAA
- the LOC127448506 gene encoding tubulin polymerization-promoting protein family member 3-like isoform X2: MAESTDIDQLLNSFKKFAIHGDTKASGKEMNGKNWAKLCKDCKVIDSKNITSTDVDIVFTKVKSKTSRVITYEEFQKALEELAPKRFKGQSKEEALQSIYQLIEGKEPTNVGVTKVAKTATVDRLTDTSKYTGSHKERFNESGKGKGKSGREEIVEHTGYVGAYKNAGTYNEKTKAK, from the exons ATGGCAGAGAGCACAGACATTGACCAGCTTCTGAACTCCTTTAAGAAGTTTGCCATCCATGGTGACACCAAAGCTAGTGGGAAGGAGATGAATGGGAAAAACTGGGCTAAACTATGCAAAGACTGCAAAGTCATTGACAGCAAGAACATCACCAGCACTGATGTAGATATTGTCTTCACTAAAGTCAA ATCAAAGACATCTCGGGTCATAACATATGAGGAGTTCCAGAAAGCGCTGGAAGAATTGGCTCCAAAGAGGTTTAAAGGTCAAAGCAAAGAGGAGGCACTACAGTCTATATATCAGTTAATTGAGGGCAAAGAACCTACCAATGTTGGAGTAACG AAAGTGGCAAAGACTGCCACGGTGGATAGATTAACCGACACATCAAAATATACCGGCTCTCACAAGGAACGCTTCAATGAGAGTGGGAAAGGCAAAGGAAAAAGTGGGCGGGAGGAGATTGTGGAGCATACAGGCTACGTAGGGGCATATAAGAATGCCGGAACTTACAACGAGAAGACGAAGGCCAAGTAA
- the LOC127439882 gene encoding uncharacterized protein LOC127439882 — protein MLRAVCQKGGELFPLQILTEHVKTCEIVVEDDDEEKDHNNNEIRDVDEQKESVHQPCPMCLEMFSPESIIIHASSCGESAAHDDLNVSNHGNESRRSSAEVPDEQTISPSTSVSVHLEANTEITTLFEGEAHLVPSSSRFLVESDLFVMAGKMLGHSFIHGGPSLSGLSPAFVHVLVGGNPDTATIQLNDIPDLDIRDTIQLLEGESKFSEEKSRVQKLAYAWDLPGITDINRRWLFEDACDWANIMTN, from the exons ATGCTAAGAGCAGTCTGCCAGAAGGGTGGAGAATTGTTTCCACTTCAAATACTCACAGAACATGTTAAGACATGTGAAATCGTCGTGGAGGATGACGATGAGGAGAAGGATCATAACAACAATGAGATCAGAGATGTTGATGAGCAGAAAG AATCTGTTCATCAACCCTGTCCAATGTGTTTGGAAATGTTCTCCCCAGAGTCCATTATTATACATGCTAGCTCATGTGGCGAAag TGCTGCACATGATGATCTTAATGTGAGCAATCATGGAAACGAGTCGAGGCGCAGTAGTGCTGAAGTTCCTGATGAACAAACAATAAGCCCATCTACCTCTGTTTCAGTACATCTGGAAG CAAACACAGAGATCACTACGCTCTTTGAGGGAGAGGCTCATTTGGTGCCATCATCGTCTCGATTTCTTGTGGAAAGTGACCTCTTTGTAATGGCAGGGAAGATGTTgggacattcattcattcatggagGGCCAAGTTTATCAGGCCTAAGCCCAGCTTTTGTACATGTTCTGGTTGGAGGAAATCCTGACACTGCAACTATACAACTAAATGACATTCCTGACTTGGATATCCGTGATACAATCCAGCTT CTTGAAGGAGAAtcaaaattttcagaagaaaagagCAGGGTGCAGAAATTGGCCTATGCCTGGGATCTTCCTGGCATTACAGACATCAACCGTAGATGGCTTTTTGAGGATGCTT gtgaTTGGGCGAACATCATGACAAATTAA